In the Streptomyces sp. 3214.6 genome, GACAGTCCGTTCCCGCGTCGGCCGAGGAGACGTCCCCGATGCCCCGCACCACCGCACACCGCACCGCAGCACTGGCGGTCGCCACCGTGAGCCCGCTCCTGCTGGGCCTGTGGGCCGCCGGACCGGCCCAGGCGCACGGCGCCCCCACGGATCCGGTCAGCCGGGTGTACGCCTGCTCCCCCGAGGGCGGCGCCGACGCGAGGACCGCGGCCTGCCGCGCGGCCGTCGACGCCAACGGCACGTCCTTCGCCGCCTGGGACAATCTGCGGGTCGCGAACGTGAACGGTCGCGACCGGCAGACCATCCCCGACGGGCAGTTGTGCAGTGGCGGTCTGGCGGCGTACAAGGGCCTGGACCTCGCCCGCGCCGACTGGCCGTCGACCCGGCTGACGCCGGGCGGGACGCTGCGGATGACGTATGCGTCGACGATCGCGCACACCGGCACGTTCAAGCTGTATCTGACGAAGCCTGGATACGACCCGTCGAAACCGCTTACCTGGTCCGATCTTCCGGAGCGTCCGTTCGCCGAGGTCAAGGATCCGGCGCTGACGGACGGCGCCTACCACCTCACGGCGAAGCTGCCCGCCGATCGAACCGGACGTCAGATGCTCTACACGATCTGGCAGAACACCAGCACGCCCGACACGTACTACTCGTGCTCGGACGTGGTGTTCTCGGAAGCGGTTTCACAGAACAAGCCGGAGAGCGGCGCGGCGACCGAGGCGCCCGCCGCGGCCACGCCGAAGCCCTCCGCGAGTCCGACGCCGGCCCGGGCGTCCACGGTGTCCGGCAGCCCGTCGGCGTCTGCGGCGCCCGACGCCGCGGGCGCGCAGGCCGCCGTGGCCACTCCGCAGAGCACCCCGGTGGCGGCCGACAGCGCGCCGGGCTCCGGGCCGTCCGCGCCCATGCTGGCGGGCGGCGCCGCGGCGGTGTTGGTGCTCACCGGCGGCGCCGCCCTGGTGGTACGTGTGCGTCGGCGCTGACCGGCGTACGGACGGCGTCAGCTTGTCCGTCCGTGCACCGGCCGCCTATGTCCGCGGACGCTGCCGCTCCAACGCTGGGGCGATGATGAGTCAGTTGACGGTGACGGCCGAGGATCCGTCGGTCACCGGGGCGTACTTCGCGGTGAAGTAGCCGTTGGCGAAGCAGAGCGACGAGCCGGACGACTTGGCGAACTGCTGGCTGGTGAAGTTGATGCTGTTGTCGGTGTTGCTCGTCGTGCCGGTCAGGCTGGCCGCCTGGTAGACGCAGTTGATGCTGCCCAGCAGTGTGCGCAGCACGACCGTGGTCTGGATGGTGGAGCCGCTCGCCGGGGTCACGGTGATGGTGCCGTTCGACCCCACGCTGGCGGTGTACGGCAGGTTGTTGACCGTGACGCTGGTGACGCCGAGCACGCCGACCACGTTCGCGGTGCAGTTGTTGAAGGTGTGCGCGGTCAGCGACTCGGTGGCGGTACCGGGCGCCGTCGGGTTGTCGGTGACGGTGGCCTTGAACGCGGACGTGCCACAGGAGACGCCGCTGGTGCCGGTCGCGCTGGAGTACAGCGTGGCGGCGGTGCCGCTGGCCAGCGACGCGTTGAGGACGTCACCGACGGCGACGTCGCCGTTCGCGGTCGTCAGCACCGCACCGGCCGCGGAGGCCGGGGTGACTGCCGTCAGGGAGAGGGCGGCGACAGTTCCAGCGAGGGCGAGGAGGGAGCGGGAGCGGGTGCGCATGCGGGTGCCTCTTTCTCAAGTGGGGCGTTTTTCGGGGGAGTTGGGAGGTTCGAGAGAGTAGGGGGTGTGCGAGGTGAACCGGCGCGTTGCCTTTCGAGCAACATGGGGGACGCGGGTCGGCGTCCGCCGTTGCCGGCCCGTGACGCCTTCTCCGTACGTGACGGACCGGCAACGGCAGCCGGCCGGTGACCGGCCGGAGGCACTGGCGAGTGC is a window encoding:
- a CDS encoding lytic polysaccharide monooxygenase auxiliary activity family 9 protein → MPRTTAHRTAALAVATVSPLLLGLWAAGPAQAHGAPTDPVSRVYACSPEGGADARTAACRAAVDANGTSFAAWDNLRVANVNGRDRQTIPDGQLCSGGLAAYKGLDLARADWPSTRLTPGGTLRMTYASTIAHTGTFKLYLTKPGYDPSKPLTWSDLPERPFAEVKDPALTDGAYHLTAKLPADRTGRQMLYTIWQNTSTPDTYYSCSDVVFSEAVSQNKPESGAATEAPAAATPKPSASPTPARASTVSGSPSASAAPDAAGAQAAVATPQSTPVAADSAPGSGPSAPMLAGGAAAVLVLTGGAALVVRVRRR
- a CDS encoding Tat pathway signal sequence domain protein; this translates as MRTRSRSLLALAGTVAALSLTAVTPASAAGAVLTTANGDVAVGDVLNASLASGTAATLYSSATGTSGVSCGTSAFKATVTDNPTAPGTATESLTAHTFNNCTANVVGVLGVTSVTVNNLPYTASVGSNGTITVTPASGSTIQTTVVLRTLLGSINCVYQAASLTGTTSNTDNSINFTSQQFAKSSGSSLCFANGYFTAKYAPVTDGSSAVTVN